Proteins from a genomic interval of Zingiber officinale cultivar Zhangliang chromosome 2A, Zo_v1.1, whole genome shotgun sequence:
- the LOC122044033 gene encoding zinc finger MYM-type protein 1-like, with protein MHRFFKRKVPEPEEQNTRNVTVGEFDFSQLPTDPGLRIPICSYNANIRDQVRRIYLQKGPCQPSGYEFPKRKFGVSQFRRFNPSWFKEFGDWLEYSIEKDAAYCLYYYLFKTTKGKQAGGETFVSEGFTNWKGKDRLNIHVGQHDSEHHKARMNCEALMNQDEHIQSILHKQSKQMQSDYRIRLTASIDCIRVLLRQGNSFRGHDETEGSLNPGNFLIQLEFLGAHNKEINDVILKNAPKNCKLTSPDIQKDIVRACATETINVIIKDIGNSLFSILVDESRDVSMKEQMSVVLRYVDSSGHINECFIGIEHVTNTTTLSLKAAIDKMFAKYNLSISNVRGQGFDGASNMQGKFNSLKALILKENPYAFYIHYFAHQLQLALIVVAKKNLPISNFFRIVGDVVNVVGSSCKRSDLLKEKHSNFIVEALERGEISSGRGLNQETTLQRDRDTRWGSHYNSLNSLISMFSAVSDVLEMISEDDSSSPDQKTEAFNLLESILSFDFVFNLHLMKHVLGILSELSMALQKKDQDIVNAMDLVQVCKHRLQNMREDGWDSFLEKVHYFCQQHYIDYLKMDDMFTRWAPRGRPHRNPPEVTNLHHYRVDLFYGVIDMQLQELNDRFSEASTELLLCVACLCPQNSFIAFDKKKLLQLVEFYPQDFSRFDLLVLDDQLETYICDMHSNKTFQGLKDLCDLSKKLVMSKKSMVYPLVFKLLTLALVLPVVTASVERVFSAMRIVKDRLRNRMSDDWMNDSLIVYVEKDIFLTVDNEAIIQKFQNMKTRKEKL; from the coding sequence ATgcatagattttttaaaagaaaagttcCAGAACCGGAAGAACAAAATACTAGAAATGTTACAGTtggagaatttgatttttcacaACTACCAACAGATCCTGGACTAAGGATTCCCATTTGTTCTTATAATGCTAACATtagggatcaagttcgaaggaTATATTTGCAAAAAGGCCCATGTCAACCTTCAGGTTATGAATTCCCAAAACGAAAATTTGGAGTAAGCCAATTTAGACGGTTCAATCCTTCATGGTTTAAGGAATTTGGCGATTGGTTGGAATATAGTATAGAAAAAGATGCAGCGTATTGTTTGTATTATTATCTTTTCAAGACAACTAAGGGAAAACAAGCAGGAGGAGAGACTTTTGTTAGCGAAGGATTCACAAATTGGAAGGGTAAAGATAGATTAAATATTCATGTTGGCCAACATGATAGTGAACATCATAAAGCTCGAatgaattgtgaagctttgatGAATCAAGATGAACACATCCAATCAATTTTGCACAAACAGTCAAAGCAAATGCAAAGTGATTATCGTATCCGTCTCACTGCTTCGATTGATTGTATTAGAGTTTTGTTGCGACAAGGGAATTCATTTCGGGGTCATGATGAGACTGAAGGTTCTCTTAATCCGGGTAACTTTCTTATTCAACTGGAGTTTTTAGGTGCTCATAATAAAGAGATTAATGATGTGATATTGAAAAATGCTCCTAAAAATTGCAAGTTAACATCACCGGATATTCAGAAGGATATAGTAAGGGCTTGTGCAACTGAAACAATTAATGTTATTATCAAAGATATTGGTAATTCATTATTCTCTATTTTAGTTGATGAATCTCGTGATGTGTCAATGAAGGAGCAAATGTCAGTTGTTTTGCGCTATGTGGATAGTAGTGGGCATATaaatgagtgttttattggaaTTGAACATGTTACTAATACTACAACACTCTCACTTAAAGCTGCTATTGATAAGATGTTCGCTAAATATAATTTGAGCATATCTAATGTGAGAGGACAAGGTTTTGATGGAGCAAGTAATATGCAAGGTAAATTTAATAGTCTAAAAGCACTCATTTTAAAGGAGAACCCATATGCATTTTACATACATTATTTTGCCCATCAGCTTCAACTAGCTCTTATAGTTGTGGCCAAGAAAAATCTTCCAATTTCTAATTTCTTTCGTATTGTTGGTGATGTGGTAAATGTTGTTGGATCATCCTGCAAACGTTCTGATCTTCTTAAGGAGAAACATTCAAATTTTATTGTTGAAGCACTAGAGAGAGGTGAAATTTCAAGTGGTCGAGGGCTTAATCAAGAAACTACCCTTCAACGTGATAGGGATACACGTTGGGGGTCACATTACAATTCTTTGAACAGTTTGATTTCTATGTTCTCTGCTGTCAGTGATGTGCTTGAAATGATTTCAGAAGATGATTCCAGTTCTCCTGATCAAAAAACTGAGGCATTTAATTTATTGGAGTCAATACTTTCATTTGATTTTGTATTCAATCTACACTTGATGAAACATGTCTTAGGGATTTTGAGTGAATTGTCGATGGCATTACAAAAGAAAGATCAGGATATTGTAAATGCAATGGATTTGGTACAAGTATGCAAACACCGACTCCAAAATATGAGAGAAGATGGTTGGGATTCGTTTTTAGAAAAGGTTCACTATTTTTGTCAACAACATTACATTGATTATCTCAAAATGGATGATATGTTCACACGTTGGGCACCACGTGGTCGTCCCCATCGTAATCCACCAGAAGTGACAAATTTACATCACTATCGAGTTGATTTATTTTATGGTGTTATTGATATGCAACTTCAAGAATTAAATGATCGTTTCTCAGAGGCAAGTACAGAGTTACTTCTTTGTGTAGCTTGTTTGTGTCCACAAAACTCTTTTATAgcttttgacaaaaaaaaattgttgcaaCTGGTTGAGTTTTATCCACAAGATTTCTCAAGATTTGATCTTCTCGTACTTGATGATCAACTTGAAACTTATATATGTGATATGCATTCTAACAAAACATTTCAAGGATTGAAAGACCTCTGTGATCTTTCAAAGAAGTTAGTTATGTCAAAGAAAAGTATGGTGTATCCATTGGTTTTTAAGCTTTTGACATTAGCATTAGTTTTACCAGTTGTGACTGCGTCTGTAGAGAGAGTGTTTTCTGCCATGAGAATTGTGAAAGACAGGTTACGCAATCGAATGAGTGACGATTGGATGAATGATAGTCTTATTGTCTATGTAGAGAAAGATATATTTCTAACGGTTGATAATGAAGCTATTATACAAAAGTTTCAAAATATGAAGACTCGAAAAGAAAAATTGTAA